One window of Streptomyces sp. NBC_00273 genomic DNA carries:
- a CDS encoding PP2C family protein-serine/threonine phosphatase, with protein sequence MPSHLFADRPAQPPEPGSVDALISQTRRLRGEVDAVRRDTVVDDDDAQGRWQRALCDLAVHHLDDLREHLGQLKEGLPAAPDIVEVEQPQAAPETGPEAQIRVGSAEWNLLTDEVSWSDELFQIFGRSPESGALPLDELGSTLFSEDQPLLTAWVTACLVDGRPIDGEFRIVRADGRVRTLHMRAEPVLDSDGCTASMWAVLRDVSELRRSQRAVRESRDSLQRQREIAQTERRLAVELQEAVLPPWRGSLRFPYGSAGTLDVAAHYLPSATSALIGGDWYDALELPDGCSMLTVGDLTGHGVTATSGMAMMLGALRGMAMAGIEPGPLMGWLNQLLETSVQPALGSAVCCRYDPARRVLSWAQAGHPAPLLFRHGSGRSLLPPEGVLLGATSGASYGQAEEHLEVGDLLVLHTDGLTPRSIEFSRADGTERLLALAPRFSAARSAQECVRIVIEEFGESEREDDACVLVARVGG encoded by the coding sequence ATGCCGTCCCACCTGTTCGCGGACCGTCCCGCGCAGCCGCCCGAGCCCGGGTCGGTGGACGCGCTGATCTCGCAGACCCGGCGGCTGCGCGGGGAAGTGGACGCGGTCCGCCGCGACACCGTCGTCGACGACGACGACGCTCAAGGCCGCTGGCAGCGCGCGCTGTGCGATCTCGCCGTCCACCACCTCGACGACCTCCGCGAGCACCTCGGCCAGCTCAAGGAGGGTCTGCCCGCGGCCCCCGACATCGTCGAGGTCGAGCAGCCGCAGGCGGCGCCCGAGACCGGGCCCGAGGCCCAGATCCGGGTCGGCAGCGCCGAGTGGAACCTGCTGACCGACGAGGTCAGTTGGTCCGACGAGCTGTTCCAGATCTTCGGCCGTTCGCCCGAGTCCGGCGCGCTCCCCCTCGACGAACTGGGCTCGACCCTCTTCTCCGAGGATCAGCCGCTGCTCACCGCGTGGGTCACCGCCTGCCTCGTGGACGGCAGACCGATCGACGGCGAGTTCCGCATCGTCCGGGCCGACGGCCGGGTCCGGACCTTACACATGAGGGCCGAGCCGGTACTCGACTCCGACGGCTGTACGGCCTCGATGTGGGCCGTCCTGCGGGACGTGAGTGAACTGCGCCGGAGCCAGCGCGCGGTACGCGAGTCGCGCGACTCGCTCCAGCGTCAGCGGGAGATCGCGCAGACCGAACGCCGGCTGGCGGTCGAGCTGCAGGAAGCCGTGCTCCCCCCGTGGCGCGGCTCCCTGCGGTTCCCGTACGGCAGCGCCGGCACGCTGGACGTGGCCGCGCACTACCTGCCCTCCGCGACCAGCGCACTGATCGGCGGCGACTGGTACGACGCGCTCGAACTCCCCGACGGGTGCTCGATGTTGACGGTCGGCGACCTGACCGGCCACGGGGTGACCGCCACCTCCGGGATGGCGATGATGCTCGGCGCCCTGCGTGGCATGGCCATGGCGGGCATCGAGCCCGGCCCGCTGATGGGCTGGCTCAACCAGCTCCTGGAGACCTCCGTGCAGCCGGCGCTCGGCTCGGCCGTTTGCTGCCGCTACGATCCCGCGCGCCGGGTCCTCTCCTGGGCGCAGGCGGGCCACCCCGCACCCCTGCTGTTCCGCCACGGGTCGGGACGCTCCCTGCTTCCGCCGGAGGGCGTCCTGCTGGGCGCGACCTCCGGAGCCTCGTACGGCCAGGCCGAGGAACACCTCGAAGTGGGCGACCTGCTGGTCCTGCACACGGACGGACTCACGCCGCGCAGCATCGAGTTCAGCCGGGCGGACGGGACCGAGCGGCTGCTGGCGCTCGCGCCACGGTTCTCGGCGGCGCGGTCGGCGCAGGAGTGCGTGCGGATCGTGATCGAGGAGTTCGGCGAGAGCGAGCGCGAGGACGACGCCTGCGTGCTGGTCGCCCGGGTCGGCGGGT
- a CDS encoding xanthine dehydrogenase family protein molybdopterin-binding subunit — protein MTGQDHAAGQSRRSFLTYLVAAPTLALVTRAGADALAPQPAHAVVPSLPAIADLIDLGDLFILAGAPTSALLALAVEADGTIRFRLPREEVGQGLTTAVAMLVAEELDAPLADVRVELDDARPELLFNQLTGSSNSIRSLYGPVRQCAATARARLVAAAAHRWNLSPAALTTSGGTVRAPDGRTADYGDLAAAAADPTLIVLGATPKKRAGHTLVGKPTGRVDARAMVTGALQYTLDLDVPGAKPCVVRRPPTLGGTVRTVTNLAAVRAMPGVLHVVTVPTGVAVVAETFGQAIDAKTALQVTWGPGPADQLSDDQIRAKLRAATPPLLVPPLLTPYVDAEFDFAFVSHAPMETNSAIADVREDRAEIWSGLKSPIVARETIAAELGLPLSKVTVHVVQAGGSFGRRLFFDAALEAARISKACRRPVRLMWTRVDDTRHGRMRPATHHKIRATHLLGEVLSFEHRVAAAETDFRHGLGEIITATAASLPLGIGNATLAQTLFLTTVKSPYHFGLTTQALTEVPTGIPTASWRSVYSANTRGAEEIVVDELAARTGRDPYRFRRTFLKTDAQRAVLDKVAAEGNWGRPMEAGCAQGIAFHEEYKSRTACLVEIDTRDPDHVRVTKAVIAVDVGLPVNPRGLEAQMIGGLTDAISTTLRAGLHLDKGLPLEGSYSQFHWAKQRDTPRDVRVFVLPATGEEPGGAGELGVPAAVGAIANAWARATGSKPRSFPLDFDVDFTPYPR, from the coding sequence ATGACCGGGCAGGACCACGCCGCGGGGCAGAGCCGCCGTTCCTTCCTCACCTACCTCGTGGCCGCGCCGACCCTGGCCCTGGTCACCCGGGCCGGCGCCGACGCGCTGGCCCCGCAGCCCGCCCACGCCGTGGTGCCCTCCCTCCCGGCCATCGCCGACCTGATCGACCTGGGCGACCTGTTCATCCTGGCCGGGGCGCCCACCTCGGCCCTGTTGGCGCTCGCCGTCGAGGCGGACGGCACCATCCGCTTCCGGCTGCCGCGCGAGGAGGTCGGCCAGGGCCTCACCACCGCCGTGGCCATGCTGGTCGCGGAGGAGCTCGACGCGCCACTGGCCGACGTACGCGTGGAACTGGACGACGCCCGGCCCGAGCTGCTCTTCAACCAGCTCACCGGGTCCTCCAACTCCATCCGCTCCCTCTACGGGCCGGTCCGCCAGTGCGCCGCTACCGCCCGGGCCCGTCTCGTCGCGGCCGCCGCCCACCGCTGGAACCTGTCCCCGGCCGCACTGACCACCTCCGGCGGCACCGTCCGCGCCCCCGACGGCCGCACCGCCGACTACGGCGACCTCGCCGCGGCCGCCGCCGACCCGACACTGATCGTCCTGGGCGCCACCCCCAAGAAGCGGGCCGGGCACACCCTCGTGGGCAAGCCGACCGGCCGCGTCGACGCCCGCGCCATGGTCACCGGCGCCCTGCAGTACACCCTCGACCTCGACGTGCCCGGCGCCAAGCCCTGCGTCGTGCGCCGCCCGCCCACCCTCGGCGGCACGGTCCGTACCGTCACCAACCTCGCAGCCGTCCGGGCCATGCCCGGCGTCCTGCACGTGGTGACCGTCCCGACCGGGGTCGCCGTCGTCGCCGAGACCTTCGGGCAGGCCATCGACGCCAAGACGGCCCTCCAGGTCACCTGGGGGCCCGGACCCGCCGACCAGCTGTCCGACGACCAGATCCGCGCCAAACTGCGCGCCGCCACCCCGCCGTTGCTGGTCCCGCCCCTGCTGACCCCGTACGTCGACGCCGAGTTCGACTTCGCCTTCGTCAGCCACGCCCCGATGGAGACCAACTCCGCCATCGCCGACGTGCGCGAGGACCGGGCCGAGATCTGGTCCGGCCTCAAGTCCCCGATCGTGGCCCGCGAGACCATCGCCGCCGAGCTCGGCCTGCCGTTGTCCAAGGTCACCGTGCACGTGGTCCAAGCCGGCGGCTCCTTCGGCCGGCGACTCTTCTTCGACGCGGCCCTGGAAGCCGCCCGCATCTCCAAGGCCTGCCGCCGCCCGGTCCGGCTCATGTGGACCCGCGTGGACGACACCCGGCACGGCCGGATGCGCCCCGCGACCCACCACAAGATCCGCGCCACCCACCTGCTGGGCGAGGTCCTCAGCTTCGAGCACCGCGTCGCCGCTGCCGAGACCGACTTCCGGCACGGCCTGGGCGAGATCATCACCGCCACCGCGGCCAGCCTGCCGCTCGGCATCGGCAACGCCACCCTCGCCCAGACCCTCTTCCTGACCACGGTGAAGTCCCCGTACCACTTCGGACTCACCACCCAGGCCCTCACCGAGGTGCCCACCGGGATCCCCACCGCCTCCTGGCGCTCGGTCTACTCCGCCAACACGCGCGGAGCCGAGGAGATCGTGGTCGACGAACTCGCCGCCCGGACGGGCCGGGACCCGTACCGGTTCCGGCGCACCTTCCTGAAGACCGACGCCCAGCGCGCCGTACTCGACAAGGTGGCCGCGGAGGGGAACTGGGGACGGCCGATGGAGGCCGGTTGCGCGCAGGGCATCGCCTTCCACGAGGAGTACAAGTCCCGCACCGCGTGCCTCGTCGAGATCGACACCCGGGACCCCGACCACGTCCGCGTCACCAAGGCCGTCATCGCCGTGGACGTGGGCCTGCCGGTCAATCCGCGCGGACTGGAGGCCCAGATGATCGGCGGCCTCACCGACGCGATCTCCACCACCCTGCGCGCCGGGCTGCACCTCGACAAGGGGCTTCCGCTGGAGGGCAGCTACAGCCAGTTCCACTGGGCCAAGCAGCGCGACACCCCCCGCGACGTACGGGTCTTCGTGCTGCCGGCCACCGGCGAGGAGCCGGGTGGCGCGGGCGAGCTCGGCGTGCCCGCCGCCGTCGGTGCGATCGCCAACGCCTGGGCCAGGGCCACCGGTTCCAAGCCGCGCAGCTTCCCCCTCGACTTCGACGTCGACTTCACCCCCTACCCCCGCTAG
- a CDS encoding (2Fe-2S)-binding protein, with product MPSHTFTVNGRSVTVDAPDDLPLLWVLRDMLGVRGPKYGCGVDVCKACTSHLDGADIRPCVVPVSACAGRTVTTIEGLANGDDLHPVQEAWLEQDVAQCGFCQPGQIMAAVALLKRTSEPTDEDIDAIANICRCGTYFRIREAIRSAARKM from the coding sequence GTGCCCTCGCACACCTTCACCGTCAACGGGCGCAGCGTCACCGTGGACGCGCCCGACGACCTGCCCCTGCTGTGGGTGCTCCGCGACATGCTGGGCGTCCGCGGCCCCAAGTACGGCTGCGGGGTGGACGTCTGCAAGGCCTGCACCAGCCACCTGGACGGCGCCGACATCCGCCCCTGCGTGGTGCCCGTCTCCGCGTGCGCCGGCCGGACGGTGACCACCATCGAGGGTCTGGCGAACGGGGACGACCTGCACCCCGTGCAGGAGGCCTGGCTCGAACAGGACGTCGCCCAGTGCGGCTTCTGCCAGCCCGGCCAGATCATGGCCGCCGTCGCCCTGTTGAAGCGCACCAGCGAGCCCACGGACGAGGACATCGACGCCATCGCCAACATCTGTCGCTGCGGCACCTACTTCCGCATCCGGGAGGCCATCCGCAGCGCGGCGCGCAAGATGTGA
- a CDS encoding MerR family transcriptional regulator, which produces MEDHWTVGRVAELAGVSVRTLHHYDEIGLVRPSARTPSGYRAYAADDVERLREVLAYRRLGFGLREVAELVGDPSTDAVAHLRRLRGLLLERRDRADAMVTAIDKELEARAKGLKVTPEKQLEMLGARLYEAIGGAYTATRTTEPRIAAQIREALGEARTVLNVGAGTGSYEPADRQVTAVEPSAVMRRQRPAGSAPCVAAAAESLPFEDRSFDVAMAVSTVHHWGDPMAGLREMRRVARRVVVLTFDTDEPGWQDRFWLTRDYLPEFAGVLAGFPSLAGMADAIGGRAESVPVPWDCADGLFEAYWRRPEAYLEDHVRRAMSVWTRVGPEAEQRAVRSLGDDLDSGRWAERNGHLADLDSADLGLRLLIA; this is translated from the coding sequence ATGGAAGATCACTGGACCGTGGGGCGCGTGGCCGAGTTGGCCGGCGTGAGCGTCCGCACGCTGCACCACTACGACGAGATCGGGCTCGTGCGACCTTCGGCGCGGACCCCGTCCGGGTACCGGGCCTATGCGGCGGACGACGTGGAGCGGCTCCGCGAGGTGCTGGCCTATCGGCGGCTGGGCTTCGGGCTGCGGGAGGTTGCCGAACTGGTCGGCGACCCGTCCACCGACGCGGTCGCGCACCTGCGCCGACTGCGCGGCCTGCTGCTGGAGCGGCGCGATCGCGCCGATGCCATGGTGACGGCCATCGACAAGGAACTCGAAGCACGGGCGAAGGGACTGAAGGTGACACCCGAGAAGCAACTGGAAATGCTCGGTGCACGACTGTACGAGGCGATCGGCGGCGCGTACACCGCGACGCGAACTACGGAGCCGCGGATCGCCGCCCAGATCCGGGAGGCGCTCGGGGAGGCCCGGACGGTGCTGAACGTGGGGGCCGGCACCGGCTCGTACGAGCCGGCTGATCGCCAGGTGACCGCGGTGGAGCCGTCGGCGGTCATGCGGAGGCAGCGGCCCGCCGGCTCGGCGCCGTGCGTGGCCGCCGCCGCGGAGAGCCTGCCGTTCGAGGACCGGTCCTTCGACGTCGCGATGGCCGTCTCCACCGTTCACCACTGGGGGGACCCGATGGCGGGACTGCGCGAGATGCGGCGCGTGGCCCGCCGCGTGGTGGTGCTCACGTTCGACACCGACGAGCCCGGATGGCAGGACCGGTTCTGGCTCACCCGCGACTACCTGCCCGAGTTCGCCGGCGTCCTCGCCGGTTTCCCCTCGCTCGCCGGGATGGCCGATGCGATCGGCGGCCGCGCCGAGTCGGTTCCGGTCCCGTGGGACTGCGCCGACGGCCTGTTCGAGGCGTACTGGCGCCGGCCGGAGGCGTATCTCGAGGATCACGTGCGCCGTGCGATGTCGGTGTGGACCAGGGTCGGGCCGGAGGCGGAGCAGCGGGCGGTGCGAAGCCTCGGCGACGACCTCGACTCCGGTCGGTGGGCCGAGCGCAACGGCCACCTCGCCGACCTCGACTCGGCAGACCTCGGCCTGCGCCTGCTCATCGCATGA
- a CDS encoding APC family permease, giving the protein MRRINVKRVLVGEPLDTARLGETLLPKRLALPIFCSDPLSSVAYATEEILLILALGGVALLHLTWYAAAAIVFLLVVVVASYRQTCHAYPGGGGAYVVSSENLGQTAALTAASALLVDYVMTVAVSVVSGVSAITSAVPSLSDHEVVLSVAFVVLLTLMNLRGVRESGRVFAIPTYGFVLVIYLMFAVAAVRLGTGETIRAESAALPITPVDTYTGLALVFLTMRAFASGCTALTGVEAISNGVPAFRKPKADNAATTLAAMGVLSVTMFVGITALAMSYQVHVAADPTELGLPPGTATSTALAQIGRATFGSWNFLFYLLQAVTAGVLILAANTAFNGFPMLASILAKDRYAPRQLFNRGDRLVYSNGVVLLALAAIALIVAFDAELTRLIQLYIIGVFVSFTLSQSGMVRHWRKVLASPATPREERIHIHRRRAINAVGASLTGLVLVIVLLTKFTHGAWLVVIAMPLLFLGMKVVRRHYDQVARQVAVAPDATPRKPARHHVLVLVAAVQAPTLKAIGYAQGLRPDTLTAVTVAADEQEATRLREAWSAHDTGLPLKILHSPYREVVGPILAHVEELAAGSRTDMLSVVIPEYVVGRWWEQPLHNQNALRLKARLLFTPGVAVIDVPYLLESARSADPARRDG; this is encoded by the coding sequence ATGAGGCGTATCAATGTGAAACGCGTGCTGGTCGGCGAGCCCCTCGACACCGCCCGCCTGGGCGAGACCCTGCTGCCCAAAAGACTCGCCCTGCCGATCTTCTGCAGCGACCCGCTCTCCTCCGTGGCCTACGCCACCGAGGAGATCCTGCTCATCCTCGCCCTCGGCGGCGTCGCACTGCTGCACCTCACCTGGTACGCGGCCGCCGCCATCGTCTTCCTGCTCGTCGTCGTCGTCGCCTCGTACCGGCAGACCTGCCACGCCTACCCGGGCGGGGGCGGCGCCTACGTCGTCAGCTCGGAGAACCTCGGGCAGACCGCCGCGCTCACCGCCGCCAGCGCCCTGCTCGTCGACTACGTGATGACCGTCGCGGTCTCCGTCGTCTCCGGCGTCTCCGCGATCACCTCGGCCGTTCCCTCGCTCAGCGACCACGAAGTGGTCCTGTCCGTCGCCTTCGTGGTGCTGCTGACCCTCATGAACCTGCGCGGCGTACGGGAGTCGGGCCGCGTCTTCGCCATCCCCACCTACGGCTTCGTCCTCGTCATCTACCTCATGTTCGCCGTCGCCGCCGTACGGCTCGGGACCGGCGAGACCATCCGCGCCGAGTCCGCCGCCCTCCCCATCACCCCGGTCGACACCTACACCGGACTCGCCCTGGTGTTCCTCACGATGCGCGCCTTCGCCTCTGGATGCACCGCCCTCACGGGCGTCGAGGCCATCAGCAACGGCGTCCCCGCCTTCCGCAAGCCCAAGGCGGACAACGCGGCGACCACGCTCGCCGCGATGGGCGTGCTCTCCGTGACGATGTTCGTCGGCATCACCGCCCTGGCCATGTCGTACCAGGTGCACGTCGCGGCCGACCCCACCGAACTGGGCCTGCCCCCGGGCACCGCGACCTCCACCGCCCTCGCCCAGATCGGCCGCGCCACCTTCGGCAGCTGGAACTTCCTCTTCTACCTGCTCCAGGCCGTCACCGCGGGCGTCCTGATCCTCGCCGCGAACACCGCCTTCAACGGCTTCCCGATGCTCGCCTCGATCCTGGCCAAGGACCGGTACGCGCCCCGCCAGCTCTTCAACCGAGGCGACCGGCTCGTCTACTCCAACGGTGTCGTGCTCCTCGCACTCGCCGCCATCGCCCTCATCGTGGCCTTCGACGCCGAACTGACCCGCCTGATCCAGCTCTACATCATCGGCGTCTTCGTCTCCTTCACCCTCTCCCAGTCGGGCATGGTCCGGCACTGGCGCAAGGTGCTCGCCTCGCCCGCCACCCCGCGCGAGGAGCGGATCCACATCCACCGCAGGCGCGCCATCAACGCCGTCGGCGCGAGCTTGACGGGCCTGGTCCTCGTCATCGTCCTGCTCACCAAGTTCACCCACGGCGCCTGGCTGGTCGTCATCGCCATGCCGCTGCTCTTCCTCGGCATGAAGGTCGTCCGACGCCACTACGACCAGGTCGCCCGACAGGTCGCCGTCGCCCCCGACGCCACCCCCCGCAAGCCCGCCCGCCACCACGTCCTGGTCCTGGTCGCCGCCGTGCAGGCCCCGACGCTCAAGGCCATCGGCTACGCGCAGGGCCTGCGCCCGGACACCCTGACGGCGGTCACGGTCGCGGCGGACGAGCAGGAGGCGACCCGGCTGCGCGAGGCGTGGAGCGCGCACGACACCGGACTGCCGCTGAAGATCCTGCACTCGCCGTACCGGGAGGTGGTGGGCCCGATCCTGGCCCACGTCGAGGAACTGGCCGCCGGCTCCCGGACGGACATGCTGTCGGTGGTCATCCCCGAGTACGTGGTGGGCCGCTGGTGGGAGCAGCCCCTGCACAACCAGAACGCCCTGCGGCTGAAGGCACGACTGCTGTTCACACCCGGCGTCGCGGTGATCGACGTGCCGTACCTCCTGGAGTCCGCGAGGTCCGCGGATCCGGCGCGGCGGGACGGGTAG
- a CDS encoding helix-turn-helix domain-containing protein: MERIIEEIREDLSRRIAVAADRLTDRTLAEDPAYAALLGRAELRERIHDALRQAVEGLLRSSRGLPVELADARAVGELRAEQGLPLTSLLRTYRRGGRLLWQSLTEAVTAHDRAALPRLLPGATALWDVLDQMTDAVTESYRRAEAAHGDRDREHRAALLDVLLDGGVGPSAAAGEVSAAEVSAAEAAAARLGLPERGRFTVVVLAADASGAPVVPAGTGAPTGGTGAASAPRVLWRIRADGEIGLVELGHHPLESVRELLAPLGVRAGVGPVVAAPADVARAHRLAALALRTAPGSEGPRTALLDERLPAALVAAEAELAGRLRQVVLGPVLALPAQDRRTLLTTLGTWLACQGSTTDAAQRLYCHRNTVSNRLRRLEQLTGRSLSDPRQVVELALAHAAVLQRVETEPATRPAAPDPRTSRTPGGTARRSPRRRV; encoded by the coding sequence ATGGAGCGGATCATCGAGGAGATACGCGAGGACCTGTCCCGCCGGATCGCCGTGGCGGCGGACCGGCTCACCGACCGGACGCTGGCCGAGGACCCCGCCTACGCCGCCCTGCTGGGCCGGGCCGAACTGCGCGAGCGCATCCACGACGCCCTCCGCCAGGCCGTCGAGGGGTTGCTCCGCAGCTCCCGGGGCCTGCCGGTGGAGCTCGCCGACGCCCGGGCCGTCGGCGAGCTCCGCGCCGAACAGGGGCTGCCGCTCACCTCCCTGCTGCGCACCTACCGCCGCGGCGGTCGGCTGCTCTGGCAGAGCCTCACGGAGGCCGTGACCGCGCACGACCGGGCGGCGCTGCCCCGGCTGCTACCCGGCGCGACCGCATTGTGGGACGTACTGGACCAGATGACGGACGCCGTGACGGAGTCGTACCGCCGGGCGGAGGCCGCGCACGGCGACCGGGACCGGGAGCACCGGGCGGCCCTGCTCGACGTGCTGCTCGACGGCGGGGTCGGGCCGTCGGCCGCAGCCGGGGAAGTCTCCGCCGCGGAAGTCTCGGCCGCGGAAGCGGCCGCCGCACGGTTGGGGCTGCCGGAGCGGGGCCGTTTCACGGTGGTCGTGCTGGCCGCCGACGCGTCCGGCGCACCGGTCGTACCGGCCGGGACGGGTGCCCCGACCGGGGGCACCGGAGCCGCCTCCGCGCCGCGCGTGCTGTGGCGCATCCGCGCCGACGGGGAGATCGGCCTGGTGGAGCTGGGCCACCATCCGCTGGAGTCCGTACGGGAACTGCTCGCGCCCCTCGGGGTGCGCGCCGGGGTCGGTCCGGTCGTCGCCGCGCCGGCCGACGTGGCCCGGGCGCACCGGCTGGCCGCCCTCGCGCTGCGCACCGCTCCCGGGTCCGAGGGCCCGCGCACCGCGCTGCTGGACGAACGGCTGCCGGCGGCGCTGGTCGCGGCGGAGGCCGAGCTCGCCGGCCGGCTGCGCCAGGTGGTGCTCGGTCCGGTGCTCGCGCTGCCCGCGCAGGACCGGCGGACGCTCTTGACCACCCTGGGCACCTGGCTGGCCTGCCAGGGCTCGACCACGGACGCCGCACAGCGGTTGTACTGCCACCGCAACACCGTCTCCAACCGGCTGCGGCGCCTGGAGCAGCTCACCGGCCGCTCCCTGTCCGACCCCCGACAGGTGGTGGAGCTGGCGCTGGCGCACGCGGCGGTGCTGCAGCGCGTCGAGACGGAACCCGCTACCCGTCCCGCCGCGCCGGATCCGCGGACCTCGCGGACTCCAGGAGGTACGGCACGTCGATCACCGCGACGCCGGGTGTGA
- a CDS encoding TetR/AcrR family transcriptional regulator has protein sequence MRQNPQRRAALLDAAIEVLAREGSRGLTLRAVDAEAGVPTGTASNYFANRSQLLVQILHRTRERLVPDPADLAGPLDTEVLLTRLLDRMRRERSVHIAMLELRLEGTRRPELQAELASFQGLELEANIRWHLDAGLPGDRQGVVLMYLAMLGLIVDDLTAPAMLEAHPAHGLIRTMVERLLPEKPAD, from the coding sequence ATGCGCCAGAACCCGCAGCGCCGCGCCGCACTGCTCGACGCCGCCATCGAAGTCCTGGCGCGCGAGGGCTCGCGCGGTCTGACCCTGCGCGCGGTTGACGCAGAGGCGGGCGTGCCCACGGGCACCGCCTCGAACTACTTCGCCAACCGCTCCCAGCTACTCGTACAGATCCTGCACCGCACCCGGGAGCGGCTGGTCCCGGACCCGGCGGACCTCGCGGGCCCGCTGGACACCGAGGTCCTGCTCACCCGGCTCCTCGACCGGATGCGGCGCGAACGCAGTGTGCACATCGCCATGCTGGAGCTGCGGCTCGAGGGCACCCGGCGCCCCGAACTCCAGGCGGAGCTCGCGTCCTTCCAGGGCCTGGAGCTGGAGGCCAACATCAGGTGGCACCTGGACGCGGGCCTGCCCGGGGACCGGCAGGGCGTGGTCCTGATGTACCTGGCGATGCTCGGTCTCATCGTGGACGACCTGACCGCCCCCGCCATGCTGGAGGCGCACCCGGCGCACGGGCTCATTCGGACGATGGTCGAGCGCCTCCTCCCGGAGAAGCCCGCGGACTGA